Proteins found in one Bremerella volcania genomic segment:
- a CDS encoding 5-formyltetrahydrofolate cyclo-ligase: MDSSEKNDIRRQAIARRQALNDGGQRSDAICRRLFEEFPFHEDSTWMVYVSVRNEVKTMGILREVLLRRGQVVVPYCLADNQLGLFLLTDLQELERGTFGISEPIAELRAERTISPETIDTLVMPGVAFDRRGNRIGYGKGYFDRLLHQLRSDCRKIALAFDCQIFADIPTEPNDLPVDHLITETQSIRCVWEV; the protein is encoded by the coding sequence ATGGATTCCTCAGAAAAGAACGATATTCGCCGTCAGGCAATCGCTAGACGCCAAGCACTCAACGACGGTGGTCAGAGAAGCGATGCCATTTGCCGCCGACTTTTTGAGGAATTTCCGTTTCACGAAGATTCCACCTGGATGGTCTATGTCAGTGTACGCAATGAAGTGAAGACGATGGGGATCTTGCGAGAGGTACTGCTCAGGAGAGGGCAAGTCGTGGTCCCCTATTGCCTGGCAGACAACCAGTTAGGGCTCTTTCTCCTCACCGATCTTCAGGAACTTGAGCGGGGCACGTTCGGCATAAGCGAACCGATCGCCGAGTTGCGTGCCGAACGAACGATTTCTCCCGAAACCATCGATACGCTGGTGATGCCAGGTGTTGCGTTCGACCGGCGCGGGAATCGAATTGGCTACGGCAAAGGCTATTTCGACCGCCTTCTACATCAACTAAGAAGCGATTGCAGGAAGATTGCCCTCGCATTTGATTGCCAGATTTTCGCAGACATTCCGACCGAGCCTAACGACCTTCCGGTGGACCATCTGATTACTGAGACGCAGTCGATTCGCTGCGTGTGGGAAGTCTAA
- a CDS encoding alpha/beta hydrolase family esterase → MFRHRRWVVLLLLTGVVGWLLWGGKTFQAAEIPSPPTAGQFEISTESEGYTRTALVHIPKNYNAQMPPPLVIAMHGAGGGAESILDHDNWAKLADEKGFIVVAPNGLPARPRLPSNFLANPQLWNSGQLREGSPRSKIDDVAYIGLLLDDLAKKVPYDKARVFAIGHSNGGGMTFRLGAEMADRLAAIGTVAGMVAVEDPKPTKPLPTLFIFGTEDPVLPIDGGESSLPWGTRTTPPVTDLMEKWAKAIGCETEPTTTADDDAIKKVRYRSRKNGPELTILYLKGHGHQWRGASRNLPPRLIGPITSKLDATAELWKFFENSTK, encoded by the coding sequence ATGTTCCGTCATCGCCGCTGGGTCGTATTGCTTCTCTTAACAGGAGTCGTCGGCTGGCTACTTTGGGGTGGCAAAACCTTTCAAGCAGCCGAAATCCCGTCGCCGCCGACGGCCGGTCAGTTTGAAATCTCGACCGAGTCTGAGGGGTACACACGGACTGCACTGGTACATATTCCTAAAAACTACAACGCTCAGATGCCTCCACCTTTGGTGATCGCCATGCATGGGGCAGGGGGTGGGGCCGAGTCGATCCTAGACCACGACAACTGGGCCAAGCTGGCCGACGAAAAAGGGTTTATCGTCGTCGCTCCGAACGGACTACCGGCCAGGCCGCGACTCCCAAGCAACTTCCTGGCCAATCCGCAACTGTGGAACTCCGGACAACTGCGCGAAGGCTCGCCCCGATCGAAGATCGACGACGTTGCCTACATTGGCCTATTGCTGGACGATCTTGCGAAGAAGGTTCCCTACGACAAGGCCCGCGTCTTCGCCATCGGGCATAGTAACGGGGGTGGAATGACTTTTCGCCTGGGTGCCGAGATGGCCGATCGCCTCGCTGCTATCGGCACCGTCGCGGGCATGGTCGCGGTGGAAGACCCCAAGCCCACCAAGCCACTGCCGACACTGTTCATCTTCGGAACGGAAGATCCTGTGCTACCAATCGACGGAGGCGAGTCTTCACTTCCCTGGGGCACGAGAACAACGCCGCCGGTTACCGACCTGATGGAGAAGTGGGCTAAAGCGATCGGCTGCGAAACGGAACCGACAACCACGGCAGACGACGATGCGATTAAGAAAGTTCGCTATCGGTCGCGAAAGAATGGTCCCGAACTGACCATTCTTTACCTCAAAGGGCACGGTCATCAATGGCGAGGTGCCAGCCGAAACCTGCCACCTCGCTTGATTGGCCCAATTACCAGTAAGCTCGACGCGACCGCCGAGCTTTGGAAGTTTTTCGAGAACAGCACGAAGTAA
- a CDS encoding SDR family NAD(P)-dependent oxidoreductase yields MDLQLKNKNALVTGSTKGIGYAIAQVLAQEEANVIVNGRSEKSTQAAAQSIGHGARGIAADVSTAQGCRELLDKAGQIDILVNNAGIFEPKEFTEIPDEDWERFYQVNVMSGVRLTRAVLPGMLQRNWGRILFISSESGVQIPSEMIHYGMTKAANISLVNGIARLTKGTHVTVNAILPGPTASEGVSQFVGELAAEANQSKEEFEEDFFNHARPTSLIQRFAEVEEVANTTAYYCSPLSSATNGAAIRVDGGVILGT; encoded by the coding sequence ATGGATCTTCAACTGAAGAACAAGAATGCCCTGGTTACCGGTTCGACCAAAGGAATCGGCTACGCGATCGCCCAGGTTCTGGCCCAGGAAGAAGCGAACGTCATCGTGAATGGCCGTAGCGAGAAATCGACCCAGGCAGCGGCTCAATCGATCGGGCACGGCGCACGTGGCATCGCCGCCGATGTATCGACAGCGCAGGGATGTCGCGAACTGCTCGATAAGGCGGGGCAAATCGACATTCTGGTCAACAATGCCGGGATCTTTGAACCGAAAGAGTTTACGGAGATCCCCGACGAGGACTGGGAGCGTTTCTACCAGGTAAACGTAATGTCCGGCGTGCGACTAACGCGTGCTGTGCTGCCTGGGATGCTCCAGCGCAACTGGGGGCGCATCTTGTTCATCTCCAGTGAAAGCGGCGTTCAGATTCCGTCCGAGATGATCCACTACGGTATGACCAAAGCGGCGAACATCTCACTGGTAAACGGTATTGCCCGTCTAACCAAAGGGACGCACGTTACCGTGAACGCAATTCTGCCTGGACCGACCGCCTCGGAAGGGGTGTCTCAGTTTGTCGGAGAATTGGCCGCAGAAGCCAACCAGTCGAAAGAAGAATTCGAGGAAGATTTCTTCAACCATGCTCGGCCAACTTCCCTGATTCAGCGATTTGCCGAGGTCGAAGAAGTTGCCAATACAACGGCTTATTACTGCTCGCCACTGTCCAGTGCTACCAACGGAGCCGCCATCCGAGTCGACGGTGGTGTCATTCTCGGAACCTAA
- a CDS encoding CerR family C-terminal domain-containing protein, which translates to MSSSPPDAKQRLLEAAIQEFALHGYDHGTVRRICGKADVNVNAVKYYFEDKKGLYIEAVKEAHRARHRSMAPSGFIPPGDSPEIAPEVRLQGFIRQMVTMAMSAQDRIDHKHLLIFREMADPSEATQDIVHEFIRPHFERLNDILKELLPEGTPEGDRHMFAFSVVGQCMHYKMAGPIINMLISQDELQALTADRVAEHIYQIVTAAILQRKQADSA; encoded by the coding sequence ATGAGTTCATCACCGCCTGACGCCAAACAGCGCCTGCTAGAAGCAGCCATTCAGGAGTTTGCCCTGCATGGCTACGATCATGGTACGGTTCGCCGTATCTGCGGTAAGGCAGACGTGAACGTGAACGCGGTGAAATACTACTTCGAGGATAAAAAGGGCCTTTATATCGAGGCGGTCAAAGAAGCCCACCGGGCTCGGCACCGGTCAATGGCCCCCAGCGGCTTCATTCCGCCAGGAGATAGTCCCGAGATCGCCCCAGAGGTTCGTTTGCAGGGCTTCATTCGCCAGATGGTGACCATGGCTATGTCGGCCCAGGATCGAATCGATCACAAGCACTTGCTGATCTTTCGCGAAATGGCTGATCCTTCGGAGGCAACCCAGGACATCGTTCATGAATTCATTCGTCCTCACTTCGAGCGATTAAACGACATCTTGAAGGAGCTTTTACCCGAGGGAACGCCGGAGGGGGATCGGCACATGTTCGCGTTTAGCGTTGTAGGGCAGTGTATGCATTACAAAATGGCGGGACCAATCATCAATATGCTCATCTCACAGGATGAACTGCAGGCCCTAACCGCCGATCGTGTGGCCGAACACATTTATCAGATCGTGACCGCAGCGATTCTCCAAAGAAAACAAGCAGATTCCGCTTGA
- a CDS encoding efflux RND transporter periplasmic adaptor subunit, translated as MSKFSGILKLVLKSLISLCLVGGGVAAIILLGKAKTESDQPPPEDIRLVEIQTVQPHDSGITFEVGGVVVPYREINLAAEVAGRVIEKSDKLRIGRTVSAKEPIVLIDRRDYDLELERLQEELEQAEDNIAEMDVQIAAAEGQIELASENLVIQTRSTDRIRSLVTRNATTESSLDDALRAELSAKTTLQTQRDQLALLKATKTRLENVRDRTKSEISAAQLQLSRTTITSPIDGMVVEDNVEQDSYLQKGTAICTIRDTSKLEIKCSLQAHQMKWLWESSTGSTETKKRGAYELPETPVTVSYRIGNEVYVWDGKLTRYDGGQIDQQTRMIPCRVQVEEPLQVKRITDNGEVDTLVEVPTLMVGMYVQVDVHVNPRSPLVAVPIPAVYPGNRLWVVKDGKLQRREVAVAVSSGDEALVYAGEGKIQPGEQVVVSPLSAPFDGAKVEVIQ; from the coding sequence ATGTCGAAGTTTTCCGGCATTTTAAAGCTAGTCCTGAAATCTCTCATCTCCCTCTGCTTGGTGGGAGGTGGTGTCGCTGCCATTATCCTCTTGGGGAAAGCGAAGACCGAGTCGGACCAGCCACCGCCGGAGGACATCCGGCTTGTCGAAATCCAAACGGTTCAGCCGCATGATTCCGGGATTACGTTTGAGGTCGGCGGGGTCGTCGTCCCCTATCGCGAAATCAACCTGGCCGCCGAAGTCGCTGGCAGGGTCATCGAAAAATCCGACAAGCTCCGCATCGGACGAACGGTTTCCGCCAAAGAGCCGATCGTTTTGATCGACCGTCGCGACTATGACTTGGAATTGGAACGCCTGCAAGAGGAGCTGGAACAGGCCGAAGACAACATCGCCGAAATGGACGTTCAGATCGCCGCCGCCGAAGGTCAGATCGAGTTGGCTTCTGAGAATCTCGTCATTCAGACGCGATCAACCGACCGCATTCGCAGTCTCGTCACCCGTAATGCCACGACGGAGTCGAGCCTGGATGACGCCCTACGAGCGGAACTCAGCGCCAAGACCACTCTGCAAACGCAGCGCGATCAACTAGCTCTGCTGAAAGCGACCAAGACGCGGCTGGAAAACGTGCGTGATCGCACGAAATCGGAAATCTCTGCCGCCCAGTTACAACTCAGTCGCACGACGATCACCTCGCCGATCGATGGAATGGTTGTTGAGGACAACGTCGAGCAAGACAGTTATCTGCAAAAAGGGACGGCCATCTGCACGATCCGTGACACCTCAAAGCTGGAAATAAAATGCAGCCTGCAAGCTCACCAAATGAAGTGGCTCTGGGAGTCGTCAACCGGTTCGACCGAGACTAAGAAACGTGGCGCCTACGAGTTGCCAGAAACACCGGTCACCGTCAGCTACCGCATTGGCAACGAGGTTTACGTCTGGGACGGAAAACTTACGCGCTACGATGGTGGCCAGATCGACCAACAAACGCGAATGATTCCGTGCCGCGTCCAGGTCGAAGAGCCTCTTCAGGTCAAACGCATCACCGACAATGGAGAAGTCGACACCTTGGTCGAGGTTCCGACGCTCATGGTGGGCATGTACGTTCAGGTCGACGTCCACGTCAACCCCAGAAGTCCGCTAGTCGCCGTCCCGATTCCGGCTGTTTATCCAGGCAATCGACTATGGGTTGTCAAAGACGGAAAGTTACAACGCCGAGAAGTTGCCGTTGCGGTCAGTAGTGGAGACGAAGCCTTGGTGTATGCCGGAGAAGGGAAGATTCAACCTGGCGAACAGGTCGTTGTCTCCCCCTTGTCGGCTCCCTTCGACGGCGCGAAAGTCGAGGTAATTCAGTAG
- a CDS encoding PVC-type heme-binding CxxCH protein, producing the protein MLHAEVPEPEVPQLAPASDEGEKAISGFKVPEGFKMSLFAAEPMIANPVAFCLDDLGRVYVAETYRQGQGVEDNRGHNYWLIDDLAAQSVADRRAYILKHHPEAAQKYTQHDDRIRMLVDTDGDGKADQDTVFSSGYNDIVEGTGAGVLALDGSVYYTNIPHVWKLKDVDGDGVADEKKSLSEGYGVRFAFRGHDLHGLTLGPDGKIYFSIGDRGYNIEVNGTRLKDPGSGAVFRCNPDGSNLEVFCTGLRNPQELAFDDFGNLFTCDNNSDSGDQARWIYLVKDGHTGWNMAYQYLSDRGPWNREKLWHPHHEGQAAYIVPPILNISDGPSGLVYYPGTGFGKQFDGTFFLCDFRGGPANSGIRTFRMKSKGAGYELVDSEQFLWKCLVTDVDFGPDGAMYVSDWVDGWTGLNKGRIYRLTKDNPEDAKLIAEVKELLPSDFTTKPDEELQRLLGHADRRVRMKAQFALAAGDKLDVLKSVAADSSQPQLARLHAIWGIGQIAEGEAKIADRVKTVELLSTQLVKDEDPEVRAQVGRVLGELRVIYGLPELLEDENPRVQYFAMIGLGNAGPHGDPNQVIDRVAAILAKNADQDPVLRHGGVMAMAGMRSLQSLADLANHPSASVRIAAVVALRRLESPTVVRYLSDGNELVVLEAVRAIHDLPMESALPQAARLIDAGWKNDALLRRVLNANFRLGDPENAEAIARFAARSDMPEAMRLEALAMLETWDKPGQLDRVINFYRPLEERDRESAKEALATALPKLLTTDEAVRNKAAKLAASFGIKEVAPVLIGLATDAKQSDETRADAIAALVNVDPDKAKPIAQEALKSDQPLVRAVARDQLAKLMPVAAAKLLAEGIAADSTIERQQALATLASLKPAGSGEIVASAMEKLLSGQMPEDTRLDAIEAATAFKDSPEVSSLLEKYRLSLDPADPLAEYRVALAGGDFERGRRIFFEKTETSCVRCHRAMGTGGRVGPELDALGQTKSREYLLEAVVQPNAKIAEGFESILVLTVDGQTYSGVLKEETDEAVNLVDADGKLITIPQGDIEGRKSAKSPMPEDVYKHLSKSELRDLVQFLASLKKDGSAAGHE; encoded by the coding sequence ATGCTGCACGCCGAAGTGCCCGAGCCGGAAGTTCCACAACTTGCTCCTGCTTCCGACGAAGGCGAAAAGGCAATCTCCGGGTTCAAAGTGCCTGAGGGGTTCAAAATGAGCCTCTTCGCAGCTGAGCCAATGATCGCGAATCCGGTGGCATTTTGTCTGGATGATTTGGGGCGTGTCTACGTCGCGGAGACTTACCGACAAGGCCAAGGAGTCGAGGACAACCGAGGTCACAACTATTGGTTGATCGACGATCTCGCGGCGCAGTCGGTTGCCGATCGGCGGGCCTACATTTTAAAGCATCATCCCGAAGCCGCTCAAAAGTACACGCAGCATGACGATCGCATTCGCATGTTGGTCGATACCGATGGCGACGGTAAGGCCGATCAAGATACGGTCTTTTCTTCCGGGTACAACGATATCGTGGAAGGAACCGGAGCTGGCGTGTTGGCACTCGATGGCAGTGTCTACTACACCAACATTCCGCATGTGTGGAAATTAAAAGACGTCGATGGAGATGGTGTCGCTGATGAAAAGAAGTCCCTCAGCGAAGGGTACGGCGTTCGATTCGCGTTTCGCGGACATGATCTGCATGGTTTGACGCTAGGACCCGACGGCAAAATCTATTTCAGCATCGGTGACCGTGGCTACAACATTGAAGTCAATGGTACGCGTCTCAAAGACCCAGGCTCAGGAGCGGTGTTCCGTTGTAATCCCGATGGATCGAACCTGGAAGTCTTCTGCACCGGGCTTCGTAATCCTCAGGAACTTGCGTTCGACGATTTCGGCAACCTCTTTACTTGCGACAACAACTCGGACAGTGGCGACCAGGCCCGATGGATCTATCTTGTTAAAGATGGGCACACCGGCTGGAATATGGCATACCAATACCTGAGCGATCGCGGACCATGGAACCGAGAGAAACTGTGGCATCCGCATCACGAAGGTCAGGCTGCCTATATCGTTCCGCCAATCCTGAACATTTCGGACGGACCGAGCGGACTGGTTTATTACCCAGGCACAGGGTTTGGCAAGCAATTCGACGGAACGTTCTTCTTATGTGACTTCCGCGGTGGCCCGGCGAACAGCGGTATCCGCACGTTCCGCATGAAGTCGAAGGGGGCAGGCTACGAACTGGTCGACTCCGAGCAATTCCTCTGGAAGTGCCTGGTAACGGACGTTGATTTTGGCCCAGATGGTGCCATGTACGTCAGTGACTGGGTCGATGGTTGGACAGGCCTGAATAAAGGACGCATCTACCGCCTGACCAAGGATAACCCGGAAGACGCCAAGCTCATCGCGGAAGTGAAAGAGCTTCTCCCCAGCGATTTCACGACGAAGCCGGACGAGGAACTACAGCGCCTGCTGGGACACGCCGATCGCCGAGTTCGGATGAAAGCACAATTCGCACTGGCCGCTGGCGACAAACTCGACGTGCTTAAGTCGGTGGCTGCCGACAGCAGCCAACCCCAATTGGCCCGGCTGCATGCCATCTGGGGCATTGGGCAGATCGCGGAAGGGGAAGCCAAGATCGCCGACCGCGTGAAGACCGTCGAATTGCTTTCTACGCAATTAGTGAAAGATGAAGACCCAGAAGTCCGGGCTCAAGTGGGCCGCGTGCTGGGAGAGCTTCGCGTGATCTATGGGCTTCCGGAATTACTGGAAGATGAGAACCCACGCGTTCAATACTTTGCCATGATCGGGCTGGGCAACGCCGGACCGCATGGAGATCCGAACCAGGTCATCGATCGTGTCGCTGCGATTCTGGCTAAGAATGCCGATCAAGATCCAGTCTTGCGTCACGGCGGCGTCATGGCGATGGCTGGTATGCGAAGTCTTCAGTCGTTGGCTGACCTGGCGAATCACCCCTCAGCCAGCGTGCGTATTGCAGCCGTAGTCGCACTGCGGCGGCTCGAGAGCCCAACGGTTGTTCGCTACTTGTCGGACGGCAACGAATTGGTGGTCCTGGAAGCCGTTCGTGCCATTCACGATTTGCCGATGGAAAGTGCGTTGCCCCAGGCAGCCCGGTTAATCGATGCTGGCTGGAAGAACGACGCTTTGCTCCGTCGAGTGCTCAATGCGAACTTCCGCCTGGGCGATCCGGAGAACGCCGAAGCGATTGCTCGTTTCGCTGCGAGAAGCGACATGCCAGAGGCGATGCGATTGGAAGCGTTAGCCATGCTGGAAACTTGGGATAAGCCAGGGCAGTTGGATCGCGTTATTAACTTCTATCGCCCGCTGGAAGAACGTGATCGCGAGTCCGCCAAGGAGGCTTTGGCGACGGCTCTTCCAAAACTGCTGACGACGGATGAAGCCGTTCGGAACAAGGCCGCCAAGCTGGCCGCCTCGTTCGGGATCAAAGAGGTCGCGCCCGTGCTGATCGGGCTCGCAACCGACGCCAAGCAATCTGACGAAACGAGAGCTGATGCGATTGCCGCTTTGGTTAACGTTGATCCGGACAAAGCAAAGCCGATCGCACAGGAAGCATTGAAATCGGATCAACCCTTGGTTCGAGCCGTCGCGCGAGATCAACTGGCTAAACTGATGCCCGTTGCCGCGGCCAAGCTACTTGCCGAAGGAATTGCTGCCGATTCGACCATTGAACGTCAACAAGCTTTGGCAACGCTGGCCAGTTTGAAGCCGGCCGGTTCCGGGGAAATCGTGGCTTCGGCAATGGAAAAACTTCTCTCCGGTCAGATGCCTGAGGACACGCGTCTCGATGCGATTGAAGCGGCTACGGCATTCAAGGACTCGCCTGAAGTTTCCTCTCTCCTGGAGAAGTACCGTTTGTCGCTTGATCCGGCCGATCCGCTGGCCGAATACCGAGTGGCATTGGCAGGTGGAGACTTCGAGCGAGGCCGGAGGATCTTCTTCGAGAAGACAGAAACTTCGTGTGTTCGCTGTCACCGCGCCATGGGGACCGGGGGCCGGGTTGGACCGGAACTGGATGCCCTGGGGCAGACGAAGTCGCGTGAGTATCTGCTCGAGGCCGTCGTTCAGCCAAATGCCAAGATTGCCGAAGGGTTTGAATCGATCCTGGTGCTGACCGTCGATGGCCAAACCTATTCCGGTGTTCTCAAGGAAGAGACCGACGAGGCCGTCAATTTGGTCGATGCCGATGGCAAACTGATTACGATTCCGCAGGGTGACATTGAGGGACGTAAGAGTGCGAAGAGCCCGATGCCTGAGGATGTCTACAAGCATCTATCGAAGTCGGAACTGCGTGACCTGGTCCAGTTCCTGGCTAGTTTGAAAAAGGATGGCTCCGCAGCTGGCCACGAGTAA
- a CDS encoding efflux RND transporter permease subunit: MKSIVRWAISNTPAMNILMVAAILVGFVSLSQMQRETFPDFDLDMILVQVPYPGAAPQEVEEGICQKIEEAVRSLDGIKKVTSVAAEGAGSVVIELHSSVLNPDRVLDEVRSEIDRIPSFPAEAEDAEVRRVTTRRPAIRVGVIGPEFDSEEAQLQLRAVAEKVRDELLQLDGVSQVDFINNRDYQIDVEIDESILRSHGLTLNNVAEIIRRENRELPAGTIRGESQEVLLRGNNRRTTGDDIAELPLITQLDGAVLTISDLGTVRDELADTTSRAYIQGKPAMALTISRSSDEDLLKMVDAVKRYVAEKELPSGYEILTWSDQSVEVRGRLNLLIENAIYGLIIVFVLLILFLDLELAIWVSLGIPFSLFAAGIYLFAAGETMNMISMFGFLMALGIVVDDAIVVGENIYSHRLMGKSLMDSAVDGTSEVMSSVSSSTATTVMAFMPLLFVSGVMGKFMAVMPMAIIAILIASLFECLTILPCHLAHKNDGFMRFLGWALFIFAWMLPIVHWASDTTTKILNWFIENVYQPSLHWALHNRIIVCGGGLASILVTFAIVRSGITPIEFFPKLDGNTVQAQVTFPDGTPERVTQQWTKRIEEAFWAVNDRLSPEGESLGQVSFRTVGSQVSNGGPPGANANEASGSHVGSVEIELQDTEQREISSMEIVTAWREELGPIPGAESLTIASQAMGPGATPIEFRLLADSDHMDQLEEAIEKTKAHMETYSGLIDISDDSIPGKWEYRFRIKPDAQALGVRTADLAETVRAAFYGQEVMRVQRGRHEVKIMVRYPQEDRHRLASFNDIRIRLNDGIERPITELAEVDIVRGYSEINRVKQKRSIKITADVDSERGNEVEIVAGIKADFIPKLLKEYPGISVSWEGQNEQRSESMGSLFNGFIVALVAMFMLLAFEFKSYFQPILILAIIPFGAIGAVAGHAIMGIPLTFFSMFGLVALTGIVVNDSIVLVDFINQRVHAGMPLKEALLEAGTRRFRPVLLTTITTVGGLSPLLTETSLQAQLLIPMATSIAFGEIFATVLVLFLVPVGYSIKVSFIEFFAPGAILSEESHHNEAGLEPVHALTSSGKLEEPSIGTSH; encoded by the coding sequence ATGAAGTCCATTGTTCGCTGGGCGATTTCCAACACGCCCGCCATGAATATCTTGATGGTTGCCGCGATCTTGGTCGGCTTTGTCTCGCTTTCGCAGATGCAACGCGAGACGTTCCCCGATTTCGATCTCGATATGATCCTCGTCCAGGTTCCCTATCCTGGAGCCGCCCCCCAAGAGGTTGAAGAGGGGATCTGCCAGAAGATCGAAGAAGCAGTGCGTTCGCTTGATGGCATCAAGAAGGTCACTTCCGTCGCCGCCGAAGGCGCCGGGAGTGTTGTTATCGAGTTGCACTCTTCTGTCCTGAATCCCGACCGGGTGCTGGACGAAGTCCGCTCAGAAATCGATCGCATCCCAAGCTTTCCGGCAGAAGCTGAAGACGCGGAAGTACGCCGCGTTACCACAAGACGCCCGGCCATTCGCGTGGGAGTGATTGGCCCCGAGTTTGACTCAGAGGAAGCTCAGCTCCAATTGCGAGCCGTCGCGGAAAAGGTCCGCGATGAACTGCTTCAGCTCGACGGCGTTTCTCAGGTAGACTTCATCAATAACCGCGACTATCAGATTGACGTCGAGATCGACGAATCGATTTTACGATCGCATGGCCTAACTCTGAACAACGTGGCCGAGATCATCCGGCGGGAAAACCGCGAACTGCCAGCGGGTACCATTCGTGGCGAGTCTCAGGAAGTCTTGCTACGGGGTAACAATCGCCGCACCACCGGGGACGACATCGCGGAGCTGCCCTTGATTACCCAACTGGATGGCGCCGTGCTGACCATTTCCGACCTTGGGACAGTACGTGACGAACTGGCCGACACCACATCTCGGGCCTACATCCAAGGGAAACCAGCGATGGCCTTGACCATCTCGCGCAGCTCGGATGAAGACCTGCTGAAGATGGTGGATGCGGTCAAGAGGTACGTCGCTGAAAAAGAGCTGCCTAGCGGCTATGAAATACTGACCTGGAGCGATCAGTCGGTCGAAGTCCGCGGGCGTTTGAACTTGCTGATAGAAAACGCGATTTACGGCTTGATCATCGTCTTCGTGCTTTTGATCTTGTTCCTCGATCTCGAGCTGGCGATCTGGGTTTCGCTGGGGATCCCGTTCTCTTTGTTTGCCGCTGGCATCTACCTGTTTGCCGCCGGGGAAACGATGAACATGATTTCCATGTTCGGATTCCTGATGGCCTTGGGCATCGTGGTGGACGATGCAATCGTCGTGGGAGAAAACATCTACTCCCACCGGCTTATGGGCAAGTCCCTGATGGACTCAGCCGTCGATGGCACGTCGGAGGTGATGAGTTCTGTCTCTTCATCGACAGCGACCACCGTCATGGCATTCATGCCGCTGCTGTTTGTCAGTGGCGTGATGGGCAAATTCATGGCAGTGATGCCGATGGCGATCATTGCCATCCTGATTGCCTCACTGTTTGAATGCCTGACGATCTTGCCGTGCCACCTGGCCCACAAGAACGATGGCTTCATGAGGTTCCTGGGCTGGGCACTGTTCATCTTTGCCTGGATGTTGCCCATCGTTCATTGGGCCAGCGATACGACCACGAAGATTCTGAATTGGTTCATCGAAAACGTCTACCAACCCTCCCTGCACTGGGCCCTGCACAACCGCATCATCGTCTGTGGGGGTGGTTTGGCGTCGATTCTGGTTACCTTTGCGATCGTGCGTTCTGGCATTACTCCGATCGAGTTCTTTCCCAAGCTCGATGGCAACACGGTACAAGCGCAGGTTACCTTCCCAGATGGAACACCTGAACGCGTCACGCAGCAGTGGACCAAACGCATCGAGGAAGCCTTCTGGGCCGTCAACGATCGACTTTCCCCGGAAGGTGAGAGCTTGGGACAAGTATCGTTTCGCACGGTCGGCTCGCAGGTTTCCAATGGTGGGCCTCCTGGGGCAAATGCCAATGAGGCCAGCGGTAGCCACGTCGGAAGCGTCGAGATCGAACTGCAAGATACCGAGCAGCGCGAAATCAGCAGCATGGAAATCGTCACCGCCTGGCGAGAGGAACTTGGCCCGATCCCTGGCGCCGAGTCGCTAACGATCGCCTCGCAGGCGATGGGCCCCGGCGCGACGCCGATTGAGTTTCGCCTATTGGCCGACAGCGATCACATGGATCAGTTGGAGGAAGCGATCGAGAAAACCAAGGCTCATATGGAAACATACTCGGGCCTGATCGATATCTCGGATGACTCGATCCCAGGCAAGTGGGAATATCGCTTCCGAATCAAGCCGGACGCCCAGGCATTAGGGGTACGTACGGCCGACCTGGCCGAAACTGTTCGGGCCGCTTTCTACGGCCAGGAAGTGATGCGCGTGCAGCGTGGACGCCACGAAGTGAAAATCATGGTGCGATACCCGCAAGAGGATCGTCATCGTCTGGCATCGTTCAATGATATCCGCATTCGCCTGAACGACGGCATCGAGCGTCCGATCACGGAACTCGCGGAAGTGGATATCGTTCGCGGCTATTCCGAGATCAACCGCGTCAAGCAAAAGCGTTCGATCAAGATCACCGCGGATGTCGATTCTGAACGTGGCAATGAAGTCGAAATCGTTGCAGGTATCAAAGCAGACTTCATTCCGAAGCTCCTAAAAGAATACCCTGGCATCAGCGTCTCCTGGGAAGGGCAGAACGAACAACGCAGCGAATCGATGGGCAGCCTGTTCAATGGCTTCATTGTCGCGTTGGTCGCCATGTTCATGCTGCTTGCTTTCGAATTCAAATCGTACTTCCAGCCGATCTTGATCTTGGCCATCATTCCTTTCGGAGCGATCGGAGCGGTAGCAGGACACGCGATCATGGGCATTCCCCTCACGTTCTTCAGCATGTTCGGCCTGGTCGCTCTGACCGGGATCGTCGTGAATGACTCCATCGTATTGGTGGACTTCATCAATCAGCGCGTGCACGCCGGCATGCCGCTCAAAGAGGCTCTGCTTGAAGCTGGAACGCGGCGTTTTCGCCCAGTGTTGCTGACCACCATTACGACAGTGGGCGGTCTATCGCCACTTCTGACGGAGACCTCCCTCCAGGCCCAGCTTCTCATCCCGATGGCAACGAGCATCGCGTTTGGCGAAATTTTCGCCACGGTCTTAGTGCTGTTTCTAGTTCCCGTCGGCTACTCCATCAAGGTAAGCTTCATCGAGTTCTTCGCCCCTGGGGCCATCCTCAGCGAAGAAAGCCACCACAACGAGGCCGGACTTGAACCAGTTCATGCATTGACTTCCTCTGGCAAGCTTGAAGAGCCTTCGATAGGAACTTCACATTAA